A genomic window from Streptomyces sp. NBC_01429 includes:
- a CDS encoding glutamate synthase subunit beta: protein MADPKGFLTTQREVARTRPVEERVKDWNEVYVPGSLLPIISKQAGRCMDCGIPFCHNGCPLGNLIPEWNDYAYREDWTAASERLHATNNFPEFTGRLCPAPCESACVLAINQPAVTIKNVEVAIIDKAWDSGDVTPQPPERLSGKTVAVIGSGPAGLAAAQQLTRAGHTVAVYERADRIGGLLRYGIPEFKMEKSHINRRIEQMRAEGTKFRTETEIGRDITATKLRRRYDAVVIAAGATVSRDLPVPGRELNGVHFAMEYLPLANKVQEGDLTVAPITAEGKHVVVIGGGDTGADCVGTAHRQGAASVTQLEIMPRPGEERATHQPWPTFPMLYKVTSAHEEGGERIYSVSTTHFEGDEDGNVQSLHLIEVEFKDGKLEQKAGTERVIPAQLVTLAMGFTGTDRANGLVEQFGLELDERGNIARDADFATNVPGVYVAGDAGRGQSLIVWAIAEGRSAASGVDRFLTGASDLPAPIRPTDRALMA, encoded by the coding sequence ATGGCTGACCCGAAGGGCTTCCTCACCACCCAGCGCGAAGTCGCCAGGACCCGCCCCGTCGAGGAGCGCGTCAAGGACTGGAACGAGGTCTACGTTCCCGGTTCGCTGCTCCCGATCATCAGCAAGCAGGCCGGACGCTGTATGGACTGCGGCATCCCGTTCTGTCACAACGGCTGTCCGCTCGGAAACCTGATCCCCGAGTGGAACGACTACGCCTACCGCGAGGACTGGACGGCGGCGAGCGAGCGCCTGCACGCCACCAACAACTTCCCCGAGTTCACCGGACGGCTGTGCCCCGCGCCCTGCGAGTCCGCCTGCGTCCTCGCGATCAACCAGCCCGCCGTCACCATCAAGAACGTCGAAGTCGCCATCATCGACAAGGCGTGGGACAGCGGCGACGTCACCCCGCAGCCGCCCGAGCGGCTCTCCGGCAAGACCGTCGCCGTCATCGGCTCCGGCCCGGCCGGACTCGCCGCGGCCCAGCAGCTGACCCGGGCCGGTCACACGGTCGCGGTGTACGAGCGCGCCGACCGCATCGGCGGACTGCTGCGCTACGGCATCCCCGAGTTCAAGATGGAGAAGTCGCACATCAACCGGCGCATCGAGCAGATGCGCGCGGAGGGCACCAAGTTCCGCACCGAGACCGAGATCGGCCGCGACATCACCGCGACGAAGCTGCGCAGGCGCTACGACGCCGTGGTCATCGCCGCCGGCGCCACCGTCTCGCGCGACCTGCCGGTCCCTGGCCGGGAGCTGAACGGCGTCCACTTCGCCATGGAGTACCTGCCGCTCGCCAACAAGGTGCAGGAGGGCGACCTGACCGTCGCCCCGATCACCGCCGAGGGCAAGCACGTCGTGGTCATCGGCGGCGGCGACACCGGCGCCGACTGCGTCGGTACGGCCCACCGCCAGGGCGCCGCCTCCGTCACGCAGCTGGAGATCATGCCCAGGCCCGGCGAGGAGCGCGCCACGCACCAGCCGTGGCCGACCTTCCCGATGCTCTACAAGGTCACCTCGGCGCACGAGGAGGGCGGCGAGCGGATCTACTCCGTCTCCACCACCCACTTCGAGGGCGACGAGGACGGCAACGTCCAGTCCCTGCACCTGATCGAGGTGGAGTTCAAGGACGGCAAGCTGGAGCAGAAGGCGGGCACCGAGCGGGTCATCCCGGCCCAGCTCGTCACCCTCGCGATGGGCTTCACCGGCACCGACCGGGCCAACGGTCTGGTCGAGCAGTTCGGCCTGGAGCTGGACGAGCGCGGCAACATCGCGCGCGACGCCGACTTCGCGACCAACGTCCCGGGCGTGTACGTCGCCGGTGACGCGGGCCGCGGCCAGTCCCTCATCGTCTGGGCCATCGCCGAGGGCCGCTCGGCGGCCTCCGGCGTGGACCGCTTCCTGACGGGCGCCAGCGACCTGCCGGCCCCGATCAGGCCGACGGACCGGGCACTGATGGCCTGA
- the gltB gene encoding glutamate synthase large subunit, with the protein MRSDAWSPMDGRPAPQGMYDPRNEHDACGVGFVATLTGVASHELVEQALTVLRNLEHRGATGSEPDSGDGAGILLQVPDAFLRETAGFELPEAGSYAVGIGFLPADDATDAVSRIETIAAEEGLDVLGWREVPVAPGLLGASARATMPAFRQLFVADGTSTGIALDRKAFLLRKRAEREAGVYFPSLSARTIVYKGMLTTGQLEPFFPDLSDRRFATAVALVHSRFSTNTFPSWPLAHPYRFVAHNGEINTVKGNRNWMRARESQLASGLFGAEKLERIFPVCTPDASDSASFDEVLELIHLGGRSLPHSVLMMVPEAWENHDSMDADRRAFYQFHATMMEPWDGPACVTFTDGTQVGAVLDRNGLRPGRYWVTDDGLVVLSSEVGVLDIDPAKVVRKGRLQPGRMFLVDTAEHRIIEDDEIKASLAAEQPYKEWLETGEIELSDLPEREHIVHTHASVTRRQQTFGYTEEELRVLLAPMARAGMEPIGSMGTDSPIAALSARPRLLFDYFTQLFAQVTNPPLDAIREELVTSLRSSLGPQGNLLEPTAASCRSVTLPFPVIDNDELAKLVHINADGDMPGMKSATLSGLYRVSGGGEALAARIDEICAETDEAIANGARNIVLSDRHSDAEHAPIPSLLLTAAVHHHLIRTKQRTQVGLLVEAGDVREVHHVALLIGYGAAAVNPYLAMESVEDLVRAGTFIEGLAPEQAIRNLIYALGKGVLKVMSKMGISTVASYRGAQVFEAVGLDQGFVDAYFNGTPTKIGGAGLDIVAQEVAARHAKGYPASGISASHRKLEIGGEYQWRREGEPHLFDPETVFRLQHATRSRRYDIFKQYTGRVNEQSERLMTLRGLFGFARGLTPVPLDEVEPASEIVRRFSTGAMSYGSISQEAHETMAIAMNQLGGKSNTGEGGEDAERLYDPARRSSIKQVASGRFGVTSEYLVNADDIQIKMAQGAKPGEGGQLPGHKVYPWVAKTRHSTPGVGLISPPPHHDIYSIEDLAQLIHDLKNANPQARIHVKLVSEVGVGTVATGVSKAHADVVLISGHDGGTGASPLTSLKHAGGPWELGLAETQQTLLLNGLRDRIVVQTDGQLKTGRDVVIAALLGAEEFGFATAPLVVSGCVMMRVCHLDTCPVGIATQNPVLRERFSGKAEYVVNFFNFIAEEVREILAELGFRSIEEAVGHAELLDTERAVNHWKAQGLDLAPLFYVPELPEGAVRHRTTGQDHGLEKALDNELIKLAADALGADSAESAQPVRAQIAIRNVNRTVGTMLGHRVTKKFGGAGLPDNTIDVTFTGSAGQSFGAFLPKGVTLRLEGDANDYVGKGLSGGRIVVRPDRGADHLAEYSTIAGNTIGYGATAGELYLRGRTGERFCVRNSGATVVSEGVGDHGCEYMTGGHAVVLGETGRNFAAGMSGGVAYVIDLDPDNVNAGNLAAVEPLDDTDKQWLHEVVRRHQEETGSTVAGKLLAEWENAADRFSKIIPSTYKAVLAAKDAAELAGLSETETTEKMMEAATNG; encoded by the coding sequence ATGCGTTCCGACGCCTGGTCGCCCATGGACGGTCGCCCCGCCCCGCAAGGGATGTACGACCCCCGTAACGAGCACGACGCCTGTGGCGTCGGTTTCGTGGCCACCCTCACCGGTGTTGCCAGCCATGAGCTGGTGGAGCAGGCGCTGACCGTACTGCGCAATCTCGAACACCGCGGCGCCACCGGTTCCGAGCCCGACTCGGGCGACGGCGCCGGAATCCTGCTCCAGGTGCCGGACGCCTTCCTGCGCGAGACCGCCGGATTCGAGCTGCCCGAGGCCGGCTCGTACGCCGTCGGCATCGGCTTCCTCCCCGCCGACGACGCCACGGACGCCGTCTCACGCATCGAGACGATCGCCGCCGAAGAGGGCCTCGACGTCCTCGGCTGGCGCGAGGTCCCCGTCGCCCCCGGACTGCTCGGCGCCTCCGCCCGCGCCACCATGCCGGCCTTCCGCCAGCTGTTCGTCGCGGACGGCACGAGCACCGGCATCGCGCTGGACCGCAAGGCGTTCCTGCTGCGCAAGCGCGCCGAACGCGAGGCCGGGGTCTACTTCCCGTCGCTCTCCGCGCGCACGATCGTCTACAAGGGAATGCTGACCACCGGCCAGCTGGAGCCGTTCTTCCCCGACCTCTCCGACCGCCGGTTCGCGACCGCCGTCGCGCTGGTCCACTCGCGGTTCTCCACCAACACCTTCCCGAGCTGGCCGCTCGCCCACCCGTACCGCTTCGTCGCGCACAACGGCGAGATCAACACGGTCAAGGGCAACCGCAACTGGATGCGCGCCCGCGAGTCCCAGCTGGCCTCGGGTCTCTTCGGGGCCGAGAAGCTGGAGCGGATCTTCCCGGTCTGCACCCCCGACGCCTCCGACTCCGCCTCCTTCGACGAGGTCCTGGAGCTGATCCACCTCGGCGGCCGGTCGCTGCCGCACTCCGTGCTGATGATGGTCCCCGAGGCGTGGGAGAACCACGACTCGATGGACGCCGACCGGCGCGCGTTCTACCAGTTCCACGCCACGATGATGGAACCCTGGGACGGCCCCGCCTGCGTCACCTTCACCGACGGCACCCAGGTCGGCGCGGTCCTCGACCGCAACGGACTGCGCCCCGGCCGCTACTGGGTCACCGACGACGGCCTCGTCGTCCTCTCCTCCGAGGTCGGCGTCCTCGACATCGACCCCGCCAAGGTCGTCCGCAAGGGCCGCCTCCAGCCCGGCCGGATGTTCCTCGTGGACACCGCCGAGCACCGCATCATCGAGGACGACGAGATCAAGGCGTCCCTCGCCGCCGAGCAGCCCTACAAGGAGTGGCTGGAGACCGGCGAGATCGAGCTGTCCGACCTCCCCGAGCGCGAGCACATCGTGCACACCCACGCCTCCGTCACCCGCCGCCAGCAGACCTTCGGCTACACCGAGGAAGAGCTGCGCGTCCTGCTCGCCCCGATGGCCCGCGCCGGCATGGAGCCCATCGGCTCCATGGGCACCGACTCGCCGATCGCCGCGCTCTCCGCCCGGCCCCGGCTGCTCTTCGACTACTTCACCCAGCTGTTCGCACAGGTCACCAACCCGCCGCTGGACGCCATCCGCGAGGAGCTGGTCACCTCCCTGCGCTCCTCCCTCGGCCCCCAGGGCAACCTGCTGGAGCCGACCGCCGCGTCCTGTCGCAGCGTCACCCTCCCCTTCCCGGTGATCGACAACGACGAGCTGGCCAAGCTCGTCCACATAAACGCGGACGGCGACATGCCGGGCATGAAGTCCGCCACCCTCTCCGGTCTCTACCGGGTCAGCGGCGGCGGCGAAGCCCTCGCCGCCCGCATCGACGAGATCTGCGCCGAGACCGACGAGGCGATCGCGAACGGCGCCCGGAACATCGTGCTCTCCGACCGGCACTCCGACGCCGAGCACGCCCCGATCCCCTCCCTGCTGCTCACCGCCGCCGTCCACCACCACCTCATCCGCACCAAGCAGCGCACCCAGGTCGGACTGCTGGTCGAGGCCGGCGACGTCCGCGAGGTCCACCACGTCGCGCTGCTCATCGGCTACGGCGCCGCCGCCGTCAACCCGTACCTCGCCATGGAGTCCGTCGAGGACCTCGTCCGCGCCGGTACGTTCATCGAGGGCCTCGCGCCCGAGCAGGCGATCCGCAACCTGATCTACGCCCTCGGCAAGGGCGTCCTCAAGGTCATGTCCAAGATGGGCATCTCCACCGTCGCCTCCTACCGCGGCGCCCAGGTCTTCGAGGCCGTCGGCCTGGACCAGGGCTTCGTCGACGCCTACTTCAACGGCACCCCCACCAAGATCGGCGGCGCCGGACTCGACATCGTCGCCCAGGAGGTCGCCGCCCGGCACGCCAAGGGCTACCCCGCCTCCGGGATCTCCGCCAGCCACCGCAAGCTGGAGATCGGCGGCGAGTACCAGTGGCGCCGCGAGGGCGAGCCGCACCTGTTCGACCCGGAGACGGTCTTCCGCCTCCAGCACGCCACGCGCTCGCGCCGCTACGACATCTTCAAGCAGTACACGGGCCGCGTGAACGAGCAGTCCGAGCGGCTGATGACCCTGCGCGGCCTGTTCGGCTTCGCCCGGGGCCTCACCCCCGTACCGCTGGACGAGGTCGAGCCCGCCTCCGAGATCGTCCGGCGCTTCTCCACCGGCGCCATGTCGTACGGCTCGATCTCGCAGGAAGCCCACGAGACCATGGCCATCGCCATGAACCAGCTCGGCGGCAAGTCCAACACCGGCGAAGGAGGCGAGGACGCCGAACGGCTCTACGACCCCGCGCGCCGCTCCTCCATCAAGCAGGTCGCCTCCGGCCGCTTCGGTGTCACCAGCGAATACCTGGTCAACGCCGACGACATCCAGATCAAGATGGCCCAGGGCGCCAAGCCCGGCGAGGGCGGCCAGCTGCCCGGCCACAAGGTCTACCCGTGGGTCGCCAAGACCCGGCACTCCACCCCCGGCGTCGGCCTCATCTCCCCGCCGCCGCACCACGACATCTACTCCATCGAAGACCTCGCCCAGCTCATCCACGACCTCAAGAACGCCAACCCGCAGGCCCGCATCCACGTGAAGCTGGTCTCCGAGGTCGGCGTCGGCACGGTCGCCACGGGCGTCTCCAAGGCCCACGCCGACGTCGTGCTGATCTCCGGACACGACGGCGGCACCGGCGCCTCGCCGCTCACCTCGCTCAAGCACGCGGGCGGCCCCTGGGAGCTGGGACTCGCCGAGACCCAGCAGACGCTGCTGCTCAACGGCCTGCGCGACCGCATCGTCGTGCAGACCGACGGCCAGCTCAAGACCGGCCGCGACGTCGTCATCGCCGCGCTCCTCGGCGCCGAGGAGTTCGGTTTCGCGACCGCGCCGCTCGTCGTCTCCGGCTGCGTCATGATGCGCGTCTGCCACCTGGACACCTGTCCGGTCGGCATCGCCACCCAGAACCCGGTGCTGCGCGAGCGCTTCTCCGGCAAGGCCGAGTACGTCGTCAACTTCTTCAACTTCATCGCCGAAGAGGTCCGCGAGATCCTCGCCGAGCTGGGCTTCCGCTCCATCGAGGAGGCCGTCGGCCACGCCGAACTCCTCGACACCGAGCGCGCCGTGAACCACTGGAAGGCCCAGGGCCTCGACCTCGCCCCGCTCTTCTACGTACCGGAACTGCCCGAGGGCGCCGTACGCCACCGGACGACCGGCCAGGACCACGGACTGGAGAAGGCCCTCGACAACGAGCTGATCAAGCTCGCCGCCGACGCCCTGGGCGCCGACAGCGCCGAGTCCGCCCAGCCCGTACGTGCCCAGATCGCCATCCGCAACGTCAACCGGACCGTCGGCACCATGCTCGGCCACCGCGTCACCAAGAAGTTCGGCGGCGCCGGCCTGCCCGACAACACCATCGACGTCACCTTCACCGGCTCCGCCGGCCAGTCCTTCGGCGCCTTCCTGCCGAAGGGCGTCACCCTGCGGCTGGAGGGCGACGCCAACGACTACGTCGGCAAGGGCCTCTCCGGCGGCCGGATCGTCGTACGCCCCGACCGGGGCGCCGACCACCTCGCCGAGTACTCCACCATCGCCGGCAACACCATCGGCTACGGAGCCACCGCCGGCGAGCTGTACCTGCGGGGCCGCACCGGCGAGCGCTTCTGCGTCCGCAACTCCGGCGCCACGGTCGTCTCCGAAGGCGTCGGCGACCACGGCTGCGAGTACATGACCGGCGGTCACGCCGTCGTCCTCGGCGAGACCGGCCGCAACTTCGCCGCCGGCATGTCCGGCGGAGTCGCGTACGTCATCGACCTCGACCCGGACAACGTCAACGCCGGAAACCTCGCGGCCGTCGAGCCCCTCGACGACACCGACAAGCAGTGGCTCCACGAGGTCGTGCGCCGCCACCAGGAGGAGACCGGCTCCACCGTCGCCGGCAAGCTCCTCGCCGAGTGGGAGAACGCCGCCGACCGCTTCAGCAAGATCATTCCGTCCACGTACAAGGCAGTGCTCGCCGCCAAGGACGCCGCCGAGCTCGCAGGTCTCTCGGAGACCGAGACCACCGAGAAGATGATGGAGGCGGCGACCAATGGCTGA
- a CDS encoding pyridoxamine 5'-phosphate oxidase family protein translates to MTFTWADVVSAEPRFAENVQRRFEMYPHHVLATLRRDGSPRVTGLEVTFLFGELWLGMMPNSLKARDLMRDPRFAVQANPGAGDAMADGDVRVGGRAVEVTERRIRTRFVDAIRPPLPFQLFRVEVGEIVQTEIEGDDLVLRSWRPGRPLHTVRRGTDDAAPREDLRVGGPAAR, encoded by the coding sequence ATGACATTTACCTGGGCCGATGTGGTCTCGGCGGAGCCGCGCTTCGCCGAGAACGTTCAGCGGCGATTCGAGATGTATCCGCACCATGTTCTGGCGACCCTCCGCAGAGACGGTTCCCCTCGGGTCACCGGGCTCGAAGTCACCTTTCTTTTCGGCGAGTTGTGGCTCGGGATGATGCCCAATTCGCTCAAGGCCCGTGACCTCATGCGCGATCCCCGGTTCGCCGTCCAGGCGAATCCGGGGGCCGGTGACGCGATGGCCGACGGAGACGTCAGGGTCGGCGGCCGGGCGGTGGAGGTGACGGAGCGCCGCATACGGACGCGGTTCGTCGACGCGATACGGCCGCCGCTGCCGTTCCAGCTGTTCCGGGTGGAGGTCGGCGAGATCGTGCAGACCGAGATCGAGGGGGATGACCTGGTGCTCAGGTCCTGGCGCCCGGGCCGGCCGCTGCACACCGTACGGCGCGGGACCGACGACGCCGCGCCGCGCGAGGACCTGCGGGTGGGCGGTCCGGCGGCCCGCTGA
- a CDS encoding ribonuclease domain-containing protein translates to MRIPPRIATLGGLAALVSTLLVGGVTASATAAPTAVAAVGSVCYSNLPSQAYTTLGLIASNGPFPYSQDGTVFQNREGILPSQSSSYYHEYTVVTPGSSTRGARRIVTGQKSKEDYYTADHYASFSLINYSC, encoded by the coding sequence ATGCGAATACCCCCACGTATCGCCACCCTTGGTGGCCTCGCCGCTCTGGTCTCGACTCTGCTCGTCGGTGGAGTCACCGCTTCCGCGACCGCCGCCCCCACCGCGGTCGCCGCCGTCGGCAGCGTCTGCTACTCGAACCTGCCGTCCCAGGCGTACACGACCCTCGGCCTCATCGCCTCCAACGGACCCTTCCCCTACTCCCAGGACGGCACCGTCTTCCAGAACAGGGAAGGCATCCTGCCGAGCCAGTCGAGCAGCTACTACCACGAGTACACCGTGGTCACCCCCGGCTCCTCCACCCGAGGCGCGCGGCGCATCGTGACCGGTCAGAAGTCGAAGGAGGACTACTACACCGCCGACCACTACGCCTCGTTCTCGCTCATCAACTACAGCTGCTGA
- a CDS encoding HEAT repeat domain-containing protein, whose translation MEAVAALWRRGDEETFLAATRWCASDEPARQTFGAGVLARLGSAEGVDGESPFAGRAVPLLRELSRQAVEPELIRAVLDALGQHADPAALPEVLRHTGHPDAGVRRRVALALTGLVASGSAGPGEADADAVRAGVLLSRDADASVRDRAVLALARMAADTRELREALAARLNDPEADTAATAAHGLAVRQDPRAVEALARLLSDEDPAGYARGTAVDAVRYVPPGPERRRLERTLPRQR comes from the coding sequence GTGGAGGCGGTGGCCGCGCTGTGGCGGCGCGGGGACGAGGAAACGTTCCTGGCCGCCACGCGGTGGTGTGCGAGCGACGAACCGGCGCGGCAGACGTTCGGTGCCGGGGTGCTGGCCCGGCTCGGCTCGGCGGAGGGGGTGGACGGGGAGAGTCCGTTCGCCGGCCGCGCGGTGCCGCTGCTGCGGGAGCTGTCGCGGCAGGCGGTGGAGCCGGAGCTGATCCGCGCGGTGCTGGACGCCCTGGGCCAGCACGCCGATCCGGCGGCGCTCCCGGAGGTGCTGCGCCATACCGGGCATCCGGACGCGGGGGTACGGCGGCGGGTGGCGCTCGCGCTGACCGGGCTCGTGGCGTCGGGGTCCGCCGGGCCGGGCGAGGCCGACGCGGACGCGGTGCGGGCGGGGGTGCTGCTGAGCCGGGACGCGGACGCCTCGGTCCGGGACCGGGCGGTGCTGGCGCTGGCACGGATGGCGGCGGACACGCGCGAGTTGCGGGAGGCGCTGGCGGCGCGGCTCAACGACCCGGAGGCGGACACGGCCGCCACCGCAGCGCACGGTCTGGCGGTGCGTCAGGATCCGCGGGCGGTGGAGGCGCTGGCCCGGCTGCTGAGCGACGAGGACCCGGCCGGTTACGCCCGGGGGACCGCGGTGGACGCGGTGCGCTACGTGCCGCCGGGGCCGGAGCGGCGGCGGCTGGAGCGCACGCTGCCGCGTCAGCGCTGA
- a CDS encoding ankyrin repeat domain-containing protein, with amino-acid sequence MTNEPTAGVRDLFEAVYEGADDAVVALLRAGVPAEATDEEGQTALYLAAVSDAPGPVRLLLTAGADPDRPSGPADGPEGGDLPLCAAACGGHTEVVRALLAAGARPDRREAFELTALVWAVRQGFADTAEALLEYGADPALPGPGGESPLLLAARRGSTATVRVLLRYGADAVEAALAEARRWMPLDVARELRASLLRGFGDGYETVVRRIDRISEDGSVTVVVELLRDGEPVAGQEQQTGHAAVVTMLEA; translated from the coding sequence ATGACGAATGAGCCGACAGCGGGCGTACGGGACCTCTTCGAGGCGGTGTACGAGGGCGCGGACGACGCCGTCGTGGCGCTGCTCAGGGCCGGTGTCCCCGCCGAGGCGACCGACGAGGAGGGCCAGACGGCGCTGTATCTGGCGGCGGTCAGCGACGCGCCGGGGCCGGTGCGGCTGCTGCTCACGGCGGGCGCCGACCCCGACCGTCCGAGCGGTCCCGCGGACGGCCCGGAGGGCGGGGACCTGCCGCTGTGCGCGGCGGCTTGCGGCGGACACACCGAGGTCGTACGGGCGTTGCTGGCCGCCGGGGCGAGGCCGGACCGCCGGGAGGCGTTCGAGCTGACGGCGCTGGTCTGGGCGGTCCGCCAGGGCTTCGCCGACACGGCGGAGGCGCTGCTGGAGTACGGCGCCGATCCGGCCCTGCCGGGCCCCGGCGGCGAGTCCCCGCTGCTGCTGGCCGCGCGGCGCGGCTCGACCGCGACCGTACGGGTCCTGCTGCGGTACGGCGCGGACGCGGTGGAGGCGGCGCTCGCGGAGGCGCGGCGCTGGATGCCGCTCGATGTCGCGCGGGAGCTGCGCGCTTCGCTGCTGCGCGGCTTCGGCGACGGATACGAGACGGTGGTGCGCCGGATCGACCGGATCAGCGAGGACGGTTCGGTGACCGTGGTGGTCGAGCTGCTGCGGGACGGGGAGCCGGTGGCCGGGCAGGAGCAGCAGACCGGGCACGCGGCCGTCGTGACGATGCTGGAGGCGTAG
- a CDS encoding barstar family protein, producing the protein MTVTYVIDGAEVTGLDRFWQVIGAAVNGPGGYFGNNLDALADCLSGGYGTPDDGDFVIEWRRHDLSRRALGHEETAHTLQRRLERVHPTGKAAVQARLDAARAGRGPTVFDELVQLIEETAPGVLRLD; encoded by the coding sequence ATGACCGTGACGTATGTGATCGACGGGGCGGAGGTCACCGGGCTCGACCGCTTCTGGCAGGTGATCGGCGCGGCCGTGAACGGGCCCGGCGGGTACTTCGGGAACAATCTCGACGCGCTCGCCGACTGTCTGAGCGGCGGGTACGGAACGCCGGACGACGGCGACTTCGTCATCGAATGGCGCCGGCACGACCTGTCGCGCCGGGCCCTCGGCCACGAGGAGACCGCGCACACGCTCCAGCGGCGGCTGGAGCGTGTGCACCCCACCGGCAAGGCCGCCGTGCAGGCCCGGCTGGACGCCGCACGGGCGGGCCGCGGCCCCACCGTCTTCGACGAACTGGTGCAGCTCATCGAGGAAACCGCCCCCGGCGTGCTGCGGCTCGACTGA
- a CDS encoding DEAD/DEAH box helicase, whose product MTRSERQDRAARPAGKRPAHSRAKGPAKGAAKPSPRRAPARPQEFTLPETITPALPAVESFDELDMPAGLLKTLTAQGVTEPFPIQGATLPNSLAGRDILGRGRTGSGKTLAFGLALLARTAGRRAEPRAPLALVLVPTRELAQQVTDALTPYATAVNLKLTTVVGGLSITKQSNALRRGAEVLVATPGRLKDLIERGDCRLDEVAITVLDEADQMADMGFMPQVTALLKQVEPDGQRMLFSATLDKNIDRLVRQYLTDPVVHSVDPSQGAVTTMEHHVLYVLDETDKKEVTTRIAARDGRVLLFLDTKRSVDRLVKRLLASGVRASGLHGGRSQPQRNRTLEQFKNGLVTCLVATNVAARGIHVDDLDLVVNVDPPVDHKDYLHRGGRTARAGESGSVVTLVLPEQRREMTRLMSDAGIDPRSARIKSTDEELARLTGARVPSGVAVTIDVPQPVVQQKKPRTARPGGARRGSGSGSGTGTGTGAGGSGARAGGGAGRGSRGRRGGSGRGAEGGRRTAA is encoded by the coding sequence ATGACTCGATCCGAACGGCAGGACCGCGCCGCCCGTCCCGCCGGCAAGCGCCCGGCGCACTCCCGCGCCAAGGGACCCGCGAAGGGCGCGGCGAAACCCTCGCCCCGCCGCGCTCCCGCGCGCCCGCAGGAATTCACCCTGCCGGAGACCATCACCCCCGCGCTGCCCGCCGTCGAGTCGTTCGACGAGCTGGACATGCCCGCCGGTCTGCTCAAGACCCTCACCGCCCAGGGGGTGACCGAACCGTTCCCGATCCAGGGCGCGACCCTGCCGAACTCGCTCGCGGGCCGCGACATCCTCGGCCGCGGACGGACCGGTTCCGGCAAGACCCTCGCCTTCGGCCTGGCGCTGCTCGCCCGTACGGCGGGCCGCAGGGCCGAGCCGCGCGCCCCGCTCGCGCTGGTGCTCGTACCCACGCGTGAGCTGGCGCAGCAGGTGACCGACGCGCTCACGCCGTACGCGACCGCCGTCAACCTGAAGCTGACCACGGTGGTCGGCGGGCTCTCGATCACCAAGCAGTCGAACGCGCTGCGGCGCGGCGCCGAGGTGCTGGTCGCGACGCCCGGCCGGCTCAAGGACCTCATCGAGCGCGGCGACTGCCGGCTCGACGAGGTCGCCATCACGGTCCTCGACGAGGCCGACCAGATGGCCGACATGGGCTTCATGCCGCAGGTCACGGCGCTGCTCAAGCAGGTCGAGCCGGACGGGCAGCGGATGCTGTTCTCGGCGACCCTGGACAAGAACATCGACCGGCTCGTCCGGCAGTACCTGACGGACCCCGTGGTCCACTCCGTCGACCCGTCCCAGGGCGCGGTCACCACGATGGAACACCACGTGCTGTACGTCCTGGACGAGACGGACAAGAAGGAAGTCACGACGCGGATCGCCGCGCGCGACGGCCGGGTGCTGCTCTTCCTGGACACCAAGCGGTCCGTGGACCGGCTGGTCAAGCGGCTGCTGGCGAGCGGCGTACGGGCCTCGGGGCTGCACGGCGGCCGTTCGCAGCCGCAGCGCAACCGGACCCTTGAGCAGTTCAAGAACGGCCTGGTCACCTGCCTCGTCGCGACCAACGTCGCGGCCCGGGGCATCCACGTGGACGACCTCGACCTGGTCGTGAACGTCGACCCGCCCGTCGACCACAAGGACTACCTGCACCGGGGCGGCCGCACCGCCAGGGCGGGGGAGTCCGGCAGTGTGGTGACGCTGGTGCTCCCCGAGCAGCGGCGTGAGATGACGCGGCTGATGTCGGACGCGGGCATCGACCCCCGGTCCGCGCGGATCAAGTCCACCGACGAGGAGCTGGCGCGGCTCACCGGAGCGCGGGTGCCCTCCGGGGTGGCCGTCACCATCGATGTGCCGCAGCCCGTGGTCCAGCAGAAGAAGCCCAGGACCGCGCGTCCGGGCGGCGCCCGCAGGGGCTCCGGTTCCGGATCCGGTACGGGTACGGGTACGGGCGCCGGCGGATCCGGCGCACGCGCGGGCGGCGGCGCCGGGCGCGGCAGCCGCGGCCGCCGGGGCGGCTCGGGACGGGGCGCCGAGGGCGGACGCCGCACCGCGGCCTGA
- a CDS encoding cold-shock protein, producing MATGTVKWFNSEKGFGFIEQDGGGADVFAHYSNIATQGFRELQEGQKVSFDVTQGQKGPQAENIVPA from the coding sequence ATGGCTACTGGCACCGTGAAGTGGTTCAACTCGGAAAAGGGCTTCGGCTTCATTGAGCAGGACGGCGGCGGCGCCGACGTCTTCGCCCACTACTCGAACATCGCCACCCAGGGCTTCCGTGAGCTCCAGGAGGGCCAGAAGGTCTCGTTCGACGTCACGCAGGGCCAGAAGGGCCCGCAGGCGGAGAACATCGTCCCGGCCTAA